One segment of Mugil cephalus isolate CIBA_MC_2020 chromosome 14, CIBA_Mcephalus_1.1, whole genome shotgun sequence DNA contains the following:
- the LOC125019937 gene encoding H-2 class I histocompatibility antigen, L-D alpha chain-like: MLLLVFVVLLGTVVTVNSEKHSLTYIYTALSKPVGLQGIHEFTAMGLLDGKMIDYYDSEHQTKVPKQPWMEERLSKEYWDKGTQSRRSKQQWFKVNIDILMKRMRQDDTDVHVLQWMHGCEGVEGPDDSLQFQRGMDMYNYDGNDFLSFDYIHSVWVAPTDAAVPTKRKWDEVQVLKEYTKGYLENECMDWLGKFRSYSINQTRDSPPEVFLFARNAKVETNIILTCLATGFYPKDIVLNIKRNGRILTREDGVVTSGVRPNEDDTFQRRDYVEIKRSDTSNYSCEVIHAASDTYVRNSWGKKDFAKTTKTSDFVALIKIVIYCKYTV; the protein is encoded by the exons ATgttgctgctggtgtttgtagttCTTCTGGGGACAGTAGTGACGGTAAACAGCG AGAAACATTCCCTCACGTACATCTACACGGCCCTCTCCAAACCTGTGGGACTCCAGGGCATCCACGAGTTCACAGCCATGGGTCTGCTGGACGGCAAGATGATCGACTACTACGACAGTGAGCATCAGACCAAAGTTCCCAAACAGCCCTGGATGGAAGAGCGACTTTCTAAAGAGTACTGGGACAAAGGAACACAGTCCCGCCGGAGCAAGCAGCAGTGGTTCAAGGTCAACATCGACATCCTGATGAAACGGATGAGACAGGATGACACCG ACGTCCATGTTCTCCAGTGGATGCACGGCTGTGAAGGTGTGGAAGGACCTGACGACTCTCTACAGTTCCAGCGTGGTATGGACATGTACAACTATGATGGAAACGACTTCCTGTCCTTCGATTATATCCACTCAGTCTGGGTCGCCCCGACTGATGCAGCTGTCCCCACCAAGAGGAAGTGGGATGAAGTCCAGGTCCTGAAAGAATACACCAAAGGCTACCTGGAGAACGAGTGCATGGACTGGCTGGGGAAGTTCAGGAGTTACAGCATAAATCAGACAAGAGACT ctcctcctgaagTGTTCTTGTTTGCGAGAAACGCCAAAGTTGAGACCAACATCATTTTGACGTGTCTGGCCACAGGCTTCTACCCAAAAGACATCGTCCTCAATATCAAGAGAAACGGCCGTattctaaccagagaggacggagtggTGACCTCAGGAGTTCGTCCGAATGAAGACGACACCTTCCAGAGAAGAGACTATGTGGAGATTAAAAGATCAGACACGTctaattacagctgtgaagtcattcatgctGCATCTGATACGTATGTGAGGAATTCCTGGGGTAAGAAGGATTTTGCAAAAACCACTAAGACTTCAGATTTTGTGGCACTTATTAAAATTGTAATCTACTGCAAATATACTGTATAG
- the LOC125019935 gene encoding H-2 class I histocompatibility antigen, Q10 alpha chain-like produces the protein MFLLVFVVLLGTVVTVNSEKHSLTYIYTALSKPVGLEGIHEFTAMGLLDGKMIDYYDSEHQTKVPKQLWMEERLSKEYWDKGTQSRRSKQQWFKVNIDILMKRMRQNDTDVHVLQWMHGCEGVEGPDGSLQFQRGMDMYNYDGKDFLSFDDANAVWVAPTDAAVPTKRKWDDVQVLKEYTKGYLENECMDWLGKFRSYGENQTRKASPPEVFVFARNAKVETNVVLMCLATGFYPKDIVLNIKRNGRILTREDGVVTSGVRPNEDDTFQRRDYVEIKRSDKSDYSCEVIHAASGMNVKNSWDVFPPSSEGFPLTGVVVRTSVVVGLVIVSALLLIFCKRKTTINEPEDLSLNYDDVL, from the exons ATGttcctgctggtgtttgtagttCTTCTGGGGACAGTAGTGACGGTAAACAGCG AGAAACATTCCCTCACGTACATCTACACGGCCCTCTCCAAACCTGTGGGACTCGAGGGCATCCACGAGTTCACAGCCATGGGTCTGCTGGACGGCAAGATGATCGACTACTACGACAGTGAGCATCAGACCAAAGTTCCCAAACAGCTCTGGATGGAAGAGCGACTTTCTAAAGAGTACTGGGACAAAGGAACACAGTCCCGCCGGAGCAAGCAGCAGTGGTTCAAGGTCAACATCGACATCCTGATGAAACGGATGAGACAGAATGACACCG ACGTCCATGTTCTCCAGTGGATGCACGGCTGTGAAGGTGTGGAAGGACCTGACGGCTCTCTACAGTTCCAGCGTGGTATGGACATGTACAACTATGATGGAAAAGACTTCCTGTCCTTCGATGATGCCAACGCAGTCTGGGTCGCCCCGACTGATGCAGCTGTCCCCACCAAGAGGAAGTGGGACGATGTCCAGGTCCTGAAAGAATACACCAAAGGCTACCTGGAGAACGAGTGCATGGACTGGCTCGGGAAGTTCAGGAGTTACGGCGAAAATCAGACAAGAAAAGCCT ctcctcctgaagtgtttgtgtttgcgagAAACGCCAAAGTTGAGACCAACGTCGTTTTGATGTGCCTGGCCACAGGCTTCTACCCAAAAGACATCGTCCTCAATATCAAGAGAAACGGTCGTattctaaccagagaggacggagtggTGACCTCAGGAGTTCGTCCAAATGAAGACGACACCTTCCAGAGAAGAGACTATGTGGAGATTAAAAGATCAGACAAGTCtgattacagctgtgaagtcattcatgctGCATCTGGTATGAATGTGAAGAATTCCTGGG ATGTGTTTCCTCCCAGCTCTGAGGGGTTTCCTCTAACTGGGGTTGTGGTGAGGACTTCTGTTGTGGTCGGCCTCGTGATCGTCAGCGCACTCCTTCTGATATTTTGCAAGAGAAAGACGACCA TTAATGAACCAGAAGACCTCAGCCTCAACTACGATGATGTTCTGTGA